A region of Paenibacillus sp. JNUCC-31 DNA encodes the following proteins:
- the nadA gene encoding quinolinate synthase NadA: MEALALERKAEMNRELRERLMELKKERNAIILAHYYQRDEVQEVADFRGDSFLLAQKAAQTDADVIVFCGVHFMGESAKILAPNKTVIIPDERAGCPMADMVNVEGLRKLKAQHPNAKVVTYINSSAEIKAETDICCTSANAVRVIQSVDSDEIIWVPDKNLGHYVQQHTDKKMIIWEGYCNTHDMLTVKDVVEMRAKYPNAEFVVHPECRPEVVEMGDFVGSTTAILEYCKNSSAKEFIVGTEDGTGYQLRLDSPDKQFHFATKFLVCPNMKVNNLKKLVKCLETMKPQIYVPPAVADKARESLERMLLVK; this comes from the coding sequence GTGGAAGCTCTGGCTTTAGAGCGCAAGGCTGAGATGAACCGGGAGCTGCGCGAGCGGCTGATGGAGTTGAAGAAGGAACGTAATGCCATTATTCTTGCCCATTATTATCAACGTGACGAAGTGCAGGAGGTAGCCGACTTCCGTGGAGATTCGTTTCTGCTCGCTCAGAAGGCAGCACAAACGGATGCGGATGTTATCGTTTTCTGCGGCGTTCATTTTATGGGTGAAAGCGCTAAAATTCTAGCCCCGAACAAGACGGTTATCATTCCAGATGAACGCGCAGGCTGCCCAATGGCAGACATGGTGAATGTTGAAGGTCTGCGTAAATTGAAAGCACAGCACCCGAATGCCAAAGTTGTCACGTATATCAATTCTTCAGCTGAAATCAAAGCAGAGACCGACATTTGCTGTACGTCTGCCAATGCTGTCAGAGTCATTCAATCTGTGGATTCGGATGAAATCATCTGGGTGCCGGATAAGAACCTGGGACACTATGTGCAACAACATACAGACAAGAAAATGATTATCTGGGAAGGTTACTGCAATACCCATGATATGCTGACGGTCAAAGACGTAGTTGAGATGAGAGCGAAGTATCCAAACGCGGAATTCGTAGTTCATCCGGAATGTCGTCCCGAGGTTGTTGAGATGGGTGATTTCGTAGGCAGCACAACAGCCATTTTGGAATACTGCAAAAATTCATCAGCCAAGGAATTTATCGTAGGTACTGAAGATGGTACAGGATACCAGCTTCGTCTCGATAGCCCGGATAAACAATTCCACTTCGCTACTAAGTTTCTCGTATGTCCGAACATGAAGGTCAATAATTTGAAAAAGCTGGTTAAATGCCTGGAGACGATGAAGCCGCAAATTTACGTGCCACCAGCCGTTGCCGACAAGGCCAGAGAATCACTAGAGCGCATGTTACTGGTGAAGTAG
- the nadB gene encoding L-aspartate oxidase → MIPQYLVQFDLSALPTVETDVLVIGSGIAGLFTAIKASEQRSVLMITKKSLLESNTRYAQGGIAAVIAEDDSPAYHLQDTLVAGAGLCRSEAVEALVNEGPDGVKELIRLGTLFDLENGELALTQEGAHSHRRILHANGDATGYEIVRALAAQANEHPGIEVWDEHFVIDLVTEHGECVGALVQKADGSKVFVKAQATVLCSGGAGQLYRYTTNPEVATADGIAMAYRAGAVVRDMEFIQFHPTSLCYPGAPRFLVSEAVRGEGAFLRNVKGERFMDRYHTQLELAPRDVVARAIVSEMESTSSTFVYLDITHEPTEMIKHRFPTIYETCMRYGLDMTTDWIPVAPAAHYMMGGVKTDLSGESSIGRLFACGEVSSTGVHGANRLASNSLSEAIVFGRRIVERILSLPPLAPLETESSTPVIMDRRLKGDQRPVSERRLRLQKMMVRQVGLRRNGANLQEAIDKLQLELHFFDQVLTHKEEMEYANLLTCAWLVTNGALHRKESRGAHYREDFPKRDDAEWQKHSLQQREQAIVEELMS, encoded by the coding sequence ATGATACCGCAATATTTAGTTCAATTTGATCTGTCCGCACTGCCGACAGTGGAGACGGATGTGCTGGTTATTGGTTCAGGCATTGCCGGTTTGTTTACTGCGATTAAGGCTAGTGAACAACGAAGTGTGTTGATGATCACGAAGAAGTCATTGCTGGAAAGTAACACCCGGTATGCACAGGGGGGCATCGCTGCGGTTATCGCTGAAGACGATTCACCTGCCTACCACTTGCAGGATACCCTTGTTGCCGGAGCAGGCTTATGCCGCTCCGAGGCGGTGGAAGCATTGGTAAATGAGGGCCCGGATGGAGTGAAAGAACTAATTCGACTGGGCACGTTGTTTGATCTGGAGAACGGCGAGTTGGCATTGACGCAGGAAGGTGCGCATAGCCACCGCCGTATTTTGCATGCCAATGGGGATGCGACGGGATATGAGATTGTACGGGCTCTGGCTGCACAGGCGAATGAACATCCTGGAATTGAGGTGTGGGATGAACATTTTGTTATCGACCTGGTCACAGAGCATGGAGAATGTGTAGGTGCTTTGGTTCAGAAGGCGGACGGTTCAAAGGTGTTTGTGAAGGCACAGGCGACCGTCCTATGCTCTGGTGGGGCCGGACAGCTGTATCGATACACGACTAACCCGGAAGTAGCTACAGCAGATGGTATTGCGATGGCCTACCGTGCCGGAGCAGTCGTGCGGGATATGGAATTTATCCAATTCCATCCGACCTCACTTTGTTACCCGGGAGCGCCACGTTTTTTGGTATCGGAGGCTGTACGTGGGGAAGGAGCCTTTTTACGTAATGTGAAGGGTGAGCGCTTTATGGATCGCTATCATACACAGCTTGAATTAGCACCGCGTGATGTGGTAGCCCGGGCGATTGTCAGTGAGATGGAATCGACAAGCAGTACATTTGTTTATCTGGATATCACCCATGAACCGACAGAGATGATTAAGCATCGGTTTCCTACCATTTACGAAACCTGTATGCGCTATGGACTGGATATGACCACAGACTGGATTCCAGTGGCTCCTGCTGCACATTACATGATGGGCGGAGTGAAGACCGATCTTAGTGGAGAGAGCAGCATTGGAAGATTGTTTGCCTGTGGTGAAGTATCTTCTACAGGAGTACACGGAGCGAATCGTTTGGCGAGTAATTCACTGTCTGAAGCCATTGTATTTGGCCGGAGAATCGTTGAGCGCATTCTATCTCTTCCCCCGCTTGCTCCACTAGAGACAGAGAGTTCAACACCTGTGATCATGGACAGAAGATTGAAGGGAGACCAGAGACCGGTATCCGAACGACGTTTACGACTGCAAAAAATGATGGTGCGGCAAGTGGGATTGCGCCGGAATGGAGCAAACCTGCAAGAGGCCATAGATAAGCTGCAGCTTGAACTGCATTTTTTTGATCAGGTGCTTACTCACAAAGAAGAGATGGAATATGCCAACCTTCTGACCTGTGCCTGGTTGGTTACCAACGGAGCATTACACCGCAAAGAAAGTCGGGGAGCCCATTACCGTGAGGATTTCCCGAAGCGGGATGACGCCGAGTGGCAGAAGCATAGTCTGCAGCAGCGAGAACAAGCGATTGTGGAGGAATTG